The genomic DNA GGGGCGCGGCAGCGCGGCGGGAAGTCTATGCGCTTACGCTTTGGGGATCACCGATATTGATCCGATGAAATACGGCTTGCTATTTGAACGCTTTTTGAATCCGGAGCGCGTTTCGATGCCCGATATTGATATGGATTTTTGTCAGCAGCGGCGATCGGAGATTATTAAATACGTCGTGGAGGCTTACGGCAAGGAGAACGTGGGGCAGGTGATCACCTACAACACGCTTCAGGCGAAAAACGCGATCCGCGACGTGGCGCGAGTGCTGGACGTCTCAATTCCGGAAGCTAACGCGATGGCTAAGCTGATCCCAAAGGTTTTAAATATCACGCTCGCCGACGCGCTCAAAGCCGAGCCAAAACTAAGAGAGCTGATCGATACAAACGCGAACGCGGCAAAAATTTGGAATCTGGCGACGCAGTTAGAAGGGTTAAAGCGCGCGAGCGGCGTTCACGCGGCGGGCGTGGTGATCAGCAACGAGGAGCTGTGGAATAAAGCGCCCGTCTGCTTGCCGCCCAAAGGCAAAAGCGAAGAAAACGACGGCGAAAAGTTTGCTCACGACGTAGTTACGCAATACGACGGACATTACCTTGAAGCGGTCGATCTGATTAAATTTGACTTTCTTGGCTTGCAGAACTTGACCGTCGTCGATCACGCGCTAAGGCTAATTGAAAAATACGCGGGCAAAAAAATCGATTTTAACGCCATGCCGATGGACGATCCTAAAGTCTTCGAGATGATCGCGAGCGGCGAAACGCTGGGCGTATTTCAGATAGAAGGCGAAGGTTTGCAAAACCTTAGCCGCCGCCTCAAACCAAACTGCTTTGAAGACGTCGTGGCTATGGTCGCGCTATACAGACCGGGTCCGCTTGAATCCGGCATGCTTAACGATTTTGTGGATCGCAAACACGGACGCGCTAGAACGGAGTATATGTTCGACGCGTTAGAGCCGATTTTGAAACCTACTTACGGCGTGATCGTCTATCAAGAACAGGTAATGCAGATCGTTCAGGTTATCGGCGGTTTTTCGCTAGGCAAAGCCGATCTGGTGCGGCGCGCGATGGGCAAAAAGAAAAAAGAAGAGATGGAAAAGGTGCGCTTGGAGTTTGCCGACGGCGCGGTCGCAAACGGCTATAACCGCGCGAAGGCTTTGGAGCTATTCGATCTGATCGAGAAGTTCGCGGGCTATGGTTTCAATAAATCGCATTCGGCGGCATACGCGATGATCACCTATCAGACCGCTTATCTTAAACGCTACTATCCGGCGGAGTATATGTCGGCGTTGCTCACATACGACGCGCGCAGGAGCGAAAAGGTGGCTACTTATATCAACGAGGTTAAACGGCTTGGCATCGATTTTGTCCCGCCGAATATCAACCTTTCGCAGATCGACTTCGAGCCGATATACGAAAACGAAAAACCGCGAATCGTCTTCGGGCTTGGAGCGATACGCGGCGTTGGCGAGGTGGCGTTAGAGTATATTATCGAGGCGCGCGCGGCGGCGCTAGGAGGCAAATTTAGCGCGATCAACGAGCTTTTAGCCAATATCGATTCGCAAAAGGTGAATAAAAAGGTTTTAGAGGGGCTTATCAAAGCGGGCGCGTTGGATTGCTTCAACTACTCCAGAAAGGCGTTGCTAAGCTCCATTGAAAATATCGTAAAAGCCGCGCAAAACGCCAATAACATTCGCAAGGAAGCAAGAGGCGGGCTGTTTAACGACGACGCGGAGAAGATGGCTAACGAGGTGGGAGTGGATATTTCGCCGCTGGAGGAGCTTGATCAAAAGACGCTGCTGGAGTTTGAAAAAGAGTCGGTCGGACTGTATATTTCCGGACACCCGTTAGATAAGTTTAAGGACGAATTAAGCGATCTTAAATACACGTCGTGCGAAACGGTTCGTCGCTTTACTAAGGAGGACGGCGACGCGAATGACGACGACGAGGAGCGGGTCGCTACGCAAGATCGCCTAGAGGACGGTTGCGAAACGCTTATGGTAGGCAAAGTTGAAAAGATCGACGGCAAAGTGAGCAAAAAAACCGGCAAAAAGTTTGGCGTCGTCTCTTTCGTCGATCTATCGGGCGCGGCTGAAATCACCATATTTGAGCGCGATATGCAAAAACTGGAGAGCATGGACGCAAACCGCCCCGTCGCTTTCAGCGTTTTGATCGAGAAAAACGACGAGCGCGTTTCTTTGCTGGTAAGACAAGTTATGAGCTTAGAGGAGGCGCGAACGTATAAATCGCCCAAAAGCCGCGAAAATAGAGCGAACGGCGTTTCGTTAAGAGATCGAAACCCTCAACCGCGCTCAATCGTCAAAAGCGAATCAATGATCTTGGAAATCGAGCGCGGCGAGCAGTCGGACGTTTTTGAAAAGCTCTATTCGATTATTCGCGCCAACCCCGGAACGATACCTGTTCGCATTAGAATACGATCCGATCGAAACGATATAGAGCTAACGACCCGCCTTAGCGCGTCCGAAGCGGTGCGCGACGAAGTAGGCAAGATCGGAGTGGCGTATATAGGCTGACAAGCGCAAATTCGCGTAAGAACCGACGTTAAACGCAATGTATTCGCGCCGAAGCGAATAAGATCGTAATTTAAATCGCCGCTATTAAAGACGATATAGACTGATTTCGCGATAGCGATCTATTTTGGGGCAAACCAACAGAGCGAGCCTAGCCGATTGGCGCTAAAAT from Helicobacteraceae bacterium includes the following:
- the dnaE gene encoding DNA polymerase III subunit alpha, with translation MKFVHLHLHTDYSMLDGANRLDTLARALKAKGMDAVGMSDHGNMFGAIDFYVTMKKEGIKPILGIETYAHNYDDIGAKELVSEPFKQRFHLCLFAKNEQGYKNLMRLSSEAYMRGFYYYPRINKKTLARFKEGLIASSACLAGEINFHLNKAAQKNRERRGGYEKALEVAKSYQDMFGEDFYIELMRHGIEEQRLIDDQIIKIAKTLGIKLIATNDAHYTERKNADAQEAYMCISGGKTLNDPKRLKHTVKEFYVKSPEEMAALFADIPEALENTVEIANKCDLELRLVDNKRYFPTPPNYKFARAVAKENDVALGDEATYSHDNDAALFEALCRKKLEDRLRYIDEALRQTYIDRLEHEIAVIKKMKFAGYMLIVWDFVNKAKAMNIPVGPGRGSAAGSLCAYALGITDIDPMKYGLLFERFLNPERVSMPDIDMDFCQQRRSEIIKYVVEAYGKENVGQVITYNTLQAKNAIRDVARVLDVSIPEANAMAKLIPKVLNITLADALKAEPKLRELIDTNANAAKIWNLATQLEGLKRASGVHAAGVVISNEELWNKAPVCLPPKGKSEENDGEKFAHDVVTQYDGHYLEAVDLIKFDFLGLQNLTVVDHALRLIEKYAGKKIDFNAMPMDDPKVFEMIASGETLGVFQIEGEGLQNLSRRLKPNCFEDVVAMVALYRPGPLESGMLNDFVDRKHGRARTEYMFDALEPILKPTYGVIVYQEQVMQIVQVIGGFSLGKADLVRRAMGKKKKEEMEKVRLEFADGAVANGYNRAKALELFDLIEKFAGYGFNKSHSAAYAMITYQTAYLKRYYPAEYMSALLTYDARRSEKVATYINEVKRLGIDFVPPNINLSQIDFEPIYENEKPRIVFGLGAIRGVGEVALEYIIEARAAALGGKFSAINELLANIDSQKVNKKVLEGLIKAGALDCFNYSRKALLSSIENIVKAAQNANNIRKEARGGLFNDDAEKMANEVGVDISPLEELDQKTLLEFEKESVGLYISGHPLDKFKDELSDLKYTSCETVRRFTKEDGDANDDDEERVATQDRLEDGCETLMVGKVEKIDGKVSKKTGKKFGVVSFVDLSGAAEITIFERDMQKLESMDANRPVAFSVLIEKNDERVSLLVRQVMSLEEARTYKSPKSRENRANGVSLRDRNPQPRSIVKSESMILEIERGEQSDVFEKLYSIIRANPGTIPVRIRIRSDRNDIELTTRLSASEAVRDEVGKIGVAYIG